AATAAAGCCGCTAAGTATCCTGTTGATCTGAAAGTCGAGGTTAGTGCGGTAATTAAACCAGTAATTATTACCGGCTTTGGAATCATACACCACCTGTCCGGTTTTGAAAGTAGTCTGATCTGTAATAAACTGCCCTCCCTGATGCATAAAATTCACGTTGGAGAACATGTGTATTTTTTCATTACCTGCAGCAACATTGATTGCAGCCCGTTCCATCATCGTAGAAGGTCTGAACATTTTGCTGTAGAAATTATTATTTGGATACAGCTCCCTGTTACTTCCGTTTGTAAAGCCTTCCAGATCTTTCTGCGAGTAGGGAGGGGCGCCCGCTGCGCCGTCGTTCTGCCATGCCTGGTTCCTGAGGGCCGCGTATTGGCCGGCATCAATAAAGTGGGGCTTTCTCGTCATTTCCTGGAAAGAATGGTCATAAGAAAACGTGACTTTCAGCTTTCCTGCGTGTCCCCGTTTTGTATTGATGACAATAGCGCCGTTAGCGCCCTGTATACCGTATATGGCCGTCAGGGAGGCGTCCCTGAGCACTGCCACCGATTCAATTTCTTCCGGTGTGATATATTGGATGCTTTCCAGTGAACAGGTCACGCCATCCAGTATACACAACGGTTGCTGACCGTTAATGGTGGAAACACCTCTGATATATGTCCCGAAGGTTTCATGAGACAGCTCGCCACCCTGCTGCATCATGATCAATCCCGGCAACCGGCCGGTGAGTTTCTGTGATAAGCCTGCTACCGGAGACTTCTCCAATTCCCGACCGCTGACCGCGCTCACAGCTCCAGTCAGCGACAACCGCGACTGGGAAAAATACCCAAGATCGATCTGCTCATTGCTATCGACCTTTTGTGCCTGTGCGGGCAATGTTGTTACTCCGCAAAGCACGCACAGCACAACATTGTATCCGGCCCTTTTTATTATATGCTTCATTTTGCTTTAGTCGTTTTATGGTTCGAACTGTTTACCATCCGGGATTCTGCCAGTTATGGCCGGTAATTGTTTCTAACCGGGTTGCCTCATCCAACGGGAGTGGTTGCAACAGGTATTTGCCGGTATAACATTCTCTTTGCAAATCACGCACAGGCCTACGGGTATAGGAAAGCATACTGTGGTCCTTTGCAGTGGAAATATCGGCAATCTCCATAGCGGTAACCCATCTGTCTGTTTCCCTGAGATCTGCGCTGCCCCCTTTGGGCAACCAGCGCCGGATATCGAAGTAGCGTGCCTCTTCAAACCCCATTTCAATCCGCCGCTCCTGGCGCACGATCCTGCGCATCTCCGCCTGATCGCCCGGATTAGCGGGCGTTATTTCCGGCATGGCCGACCGGCGTCTTATTTCATTGACCAGTGCTACAGCTTCAGCAGGATGTCCTGCTTCTATTGCTAATTCAGCAGTGTTGAGGATCATCTCTCCCAAGCGGAACAAGCGCCAGCCTGCACCGAAATACGTAAGATCCTGAGGTCCTTCGGTAGGATGCAGGTATTTCTGAGCATAATATCCCGTTCTGGTATACGCCCTGTTTGCATCACTGTTTCCGGGTCTTATACCTGTCCGGGGATCGTCCTTATCCGTCCAGATAGTCATCCAGGCATTGTCGGATACAATGAACCGTTTTGACCCGTTGTAATACACCGTTGCATAGAACCTGGGATCCCTGTTCCTGTAGGGATTGTTTTTATCGTACAGTGGCTTGCTGTTGACCGTTCCATTATAATTGTACGTGAGTACCGAAGGATTATAGTTAGGCTGTAAATGTTTTTCATCGCCGTATGGGCTTACGGGATCCAGCACGGTATGCGCCACGATGCCGTCTGTTGCTTCAAAAGCGTCCACATATTCCTGCGAGGGGCAGGCCCCGCATTTAAAACGTGCCAGGAAGGAGGCTACCAGCCATTGCCTGTCTTGTTTTACCTGATGCTGCCAAATTGTTTCCTTATCCCATGGGCTCGCCGAATATTCCATGTCGCCACAGAAGTACTGTTTACAGGCGCCGGCAGCATTTATCAGTGCCTGTTCCTTAGGTCCTGAGAATACGCCGTTCCTGAAAGGGTCTGTAAAAACGGTCTGCGGTGTAGCGCTGTTATCTTTGTTGTATAATTCATAGCCGTTATTTCTCAGGTTCTGTAACGATTGTTTGTTGATCCCGTAGGCATCCTCCTTTGAATAGGTACCGTCGTCGTAACGGGGGCTTACTGCGAACAATACGGCTTTGGATTTAATGGCTTCTGCCACGGCCTTTGTGACCCGCATTTTTTCGGCTTCGGTAGTAATACGCCAGGGCAGATTACCAGACGACAATGCTTTGTCGCAATCCGTTACGATGAATTTTATCACTTCTCCGTAAGTGGCCTGTTTCAAACCTGAAAAATCCTGGTCTAATACATAAGGATCTTCGCTGAGCGGCAATGCAGCACCGTACCACTTCAGCAGTTCCATGTAATAATAAGCTCTTAATATATGAGCTTCGGCTCTCCAGCGATCCCGGTCAATTTCACTATTCACCGATGCTTTATCTATATGTGCCAGGAACTCGGCACAGTTCCGGATGGCTGTCCAATAATACTTCCAGTAGGTACCCATGCGTTTGTTGCCGCCTGGCATATCTTCGTAAAGCGGATTGCTGGCAGCCGATACATTTCCGTTGTAGTATTGCACGACCCTCAGCCCTACGCAGTCGTCCGCATCCCATGCCTCGTCTGACAAGGTACTGGGCACTGATGTAACAAAGTAGTACCAGTTACCTTTGGCCGGCACATAACTGTAACAGGTATTGAGATAAGCCGCCACTTTTTCATTATCCGAAAATATCTGCTCCAGCGTCAATGTGCCATCAGGCGATACATTCAATACCCTGGAGCAACCGGATAAAAGAATAACGGTGACCACTATACTAAAAAGATTGTATATACCCTTCATTATACTGATTTTAAAAAGTGAGGTTGATACCTAAGTTGTACATTTTAGTAATAGGATAAACGATCCCGCTCAGGTTCGAAGAAGCGGAATATACTTCCGGATCCAATGTGTTCATCCTGAGTTTATCCCAGGTGATGAGGTTTTGACCACTGATGTAAATGCGGGCACTGTTAATCTTCATCCGGCCCAGTAGGCGGGCAGGCAGCGTATAACCTATTTCCGCGTTCTTGAGCCGGACAAAGGATCTGTCCATCACAAAAAAACTATTCACGTTATGATTGGGGCTGGCAGACAGGTGTAAGGCCGGATAAGTGATCCTGGCATTTGAGGCATAACGTTCAGGCGTCCAGGCATTGCGGTGATAATCAAAGTAATTACCGCTATATAGTATTTCATACACCCCTTCATTGGAATAGCACATGCTCGTTTTCCCCAGGCCCTGGAAAAACACAGACAGATCAACTCCTTTGTAACTTGCGCCAAATGTAACGCCATAGGATATCTCCGGGATCATGGTATTTCCCAGCGGTACCTTATCTTTTTCATCGATTACGCCATCGCCGTTCTTATCAACATATTTAAAATCGCCCAATCCGTAGTTGCCAAAGTTGTAGGTGATGCGGTTACCTTTTTTATCCACATATTTATTGATCTCATCCTGGCTGTTAAAGTAACCGTTACCGTTACTGTAGTCAATCTCATAACCGAAGATGGTACCCAGCGGGAAGCCGGTTTGACGATAGTGATAAACATAGCCATCGCCTAATCTTGGCTCATCTATGAACAGTACCTTGTTTTTATTGAAGGAAAAATTACCGCGTAGTGAAAGCTGCAGATCAGGGGTAATGCGTTTATTATAGCCAGCCTCTATTTCGAAGCCTTTATTATTCACCCTGCCCATATTGGCTTTGGGAATATTACCCAGATCTACGCCCTGCAATGCGGGTACCATGGAACGGGTGATGAGGATATGATCTCTGTTCTCGAAGAAATAATCAAAACTCAGATCAAGGCTTTTGAATAACTGAATTTCCACGCCGTAGTTCTGTTTGGTGGCAACTTCCCAGGTCAGATCCTTGTTGCCCATTAAACCTTCCTGTATGTAATGACCGTTACTCAGGCTGTTGAGAAAGAACTCGCCGTAGGCGCCATTAGCATTCTTGTCGAGGTAGTACATTTCGTCGATATACAGGAAACGGCTGCTGGATATTTTATCGTTACCTACCTTTCCGAATGAACCTCTCAATTTGAGCCTGGATACAGTTGGCAACAGCGGTTTAAAAAAATCCTCGTTGCTGATCATCCATCCGAGGGAAGCTGCCGGAAAAAAGCCAAACCTGTTCCCTGGCGCAAATTGCTCTGAGCCATTATATCCTACATTTAATTCCGCGAAATACCTTTGTTTATAGGCGTAAGTAACACGTCCTGCAAAACCGATCACATTGTAGGGAATATCGGGTGCGGTAGATTCCCAGTAGTCGCGCTGGAACAGCACGAGCCCCCCCACGTCATGACTGCCATTAAAATTGCGCGCATAATTCAGCGATGCCTGCATATTCACATTATACCGGTAGTTAGCGGCCTTTGTCATGGTCATAGTTCCCTTGCCAAGATTGGTCGTAAACTCCGGGATCTCCTTTCCGCCAACATTTACAATCCTTGCGCTATATTGTTGTGGCCCCACCCGTGCATCCAGTACAGTAGCGGAGACGTTGTCAAAGGAGATCATTCCTTTTGCGGAAAAACCTTTTGTTAAAAAAGACAGGTCCCAGTCCATTCCGTATGAACCGTTGAAGTTCATCCGCGTATCGTTACGGTAACCTGAGCGGTTCACCATCTGAAAACCAGTACGGTTTAGGTTATCAAACTTAATGACCTCTCCGGCCGGTACGTTGGAGTCAGGTACATCTATGGTGACAGGGCCCATCTCAAACGGCCGTTCGTATTGCAGCGAGCGGAAAATGTCAGTCATCATAGCATCCTCATCACCATTATAGTCAGTGGTGCCTGGCATAGCCACCTTTTCCAGGTAGCTGCCGATATTTAAAAACGCCTTCAATCCTGCTACCAGCTTGTAGTCTACATTTGCGCGAAAGCTGTATCTGTCGAGCCGTGGTTGCGGGTTATATCCGAGCCCACTTTCTGTTTTGAATTGTCCGCCCTGATGGGTATAAGCGCCGTTGATGAAATACTTCATCTTGTCTGTGCCACCGCTCATATTCAGGCTGGTTCTGGTTTGCGGAGCAAATGTCCGCATAAGTTCTCCGTAGTAAAAATGGTTGGGATACATGTATTGCTCCAATGCACTTTTGTTGGGGTTGGTATACTTCGCAATCGTTTCGTCGGAGTAGATCAGGGGCTGATGATCGTTAGCAGCTGCTTCGTTCTTCAGGCGCATATAATCCCAGGAGCTCAGTGGCTTAGGCTTCCTGGTAAAGGATTGTAAGGATGTTTCTGCGTTTAGTGACAATTGCATTTTTCCTGCTTCTCCTCTTTTAGTAGTAACCAGGATCACTCCATTTGCTCCCCGGACGCCGAACACGGCAGTGGCGGAAGCATCTTTAAGCACTGATATGGATTCAATCTCGTCGGGGTTTAGTACACTCAGGTTATCGCGTGGAACGCCATCGATCAATATCAAGGGAGTGGTTGAATTGGTGGTAGCAGCGCCTCTCAGGTATATAGCCGCATTGTCTCGTCCCGGCTGTCCTGAACTTTGAACAATAGAAAGGCCTGAAATGCGGCCAGCCAGCGCGTTGACAAGATTTGCTGAAGAACTTTTCTTCAGGTCTTTTGTGTTTATGCTGGAGATGGCCCCTGTAACAGATTCCTTTTTCTGTGCACCATACGCCACCACCACTACTTCGTCCAGCTTCCTGTTGTTAGGGGTGAGCGCTAATCTGTAGGCGTTCTTCCCGGCCACATTGATATACCCGACATTATAACCGATATAGGAAACCCGCAATCGGGCGCCGGGAGCGGCTTCAAGAGAAAAAGAGCCGTTGACGTCTGTAGTAGTACCCTTGGAGGTACCTTCAGCTACCACTGTTGCACCTATAATCGGAATGCCATCTTCTCCGGTGATAATCCCTGAGATCTTATCTTTCTTTTCAGGCGGCTCTTGCCGGCCGGGTGTTGCGGATCTTCCGGAAATATATACCTGTGTACCTTCAATAGTAAAAGTATTGGGAGTATTTTTGAATACTTCTTCCAGTATCCTGGCCAGCGGCTGATCTGTAAGTTGAACGGATATTTTGCGATCGAGATCAATGTCCGCATCTTTATAAAAGAAAAAGATATTGGCTTTCTTCTCAATGATGTCAAGGATCTCCTTAACCGTTTTATGCTGCTCCCGTATAGTTAGCTTTGCTGCCTGCTGTGCATACCCGATAGTTGCAATCAGCTGAATTGCTATTATCATCACCCAAGAGGCAAAATGGTATCCCCTCATGGATGGCAATTTGTTTTTTTTGCCGGCCATAATAATTAGCGTAGTTTATATTTCCTGAAATTCTGTATTAGTGGTGATCCGTACGTACTGAAAGTGTGAACGTGGTCTTATTTACGGATCCATCCAACATGACGGTTTAAAATGAATTTTTATGCAATAGCTATCCTGGTAGCGGTGTTGCTACCGCCAGTGATATCATACGTTTCATATACATGGAATTTTTTTTATAATATCATGCTGCAATACGCCATGTTATTCAAAATGTATCAGACATTCATGACGCTCATTTACTACATAATGCATAGGAGTGATTTTAGATAATCCGTTCAATAGCTGATAGAAATCATCCTTCAATACCAATTTACCCGAACAGGTAATGTTTGCAGGAGAAGACGTCAGCCTGATGGTCACGTTATAGTAACGCGACAAACGGCGCAAGATATTCTCAATAGATTCGTTCCTGAATACATAGCGGCCGTCTTTCCAGGATGTATAGTTCTCTGTATTGATATTCTTCTCCAACGTACATGTGTTGCCGCTATAGGTCATCATTTGTTCCGGTTTCAGCAGGGTACCTTCCCTTCCTTTCGGCTGTGCCTTCACGGCGCCTGTAACCAGCACTACAGAAGATTGCCCATCGTCTTTATAAGCGGCAAGGTTAAATGTCGTGCCCAATACATGTACATCCATGCGGGTGGTTTTTACAGTAAAAGGGCGGGCGGCATCCTGCAGGACATCCGCATACACTTCACCTTCCACAAATATTTCGCGCTTGTCTGGCGCAAATGTAGATGGATATTGCACTACAGAGCCAGCGTTCACCCAGAGGGAGGTGCCATCCGGTAATTTCAGATATGCTCTTTTACCGTAAGGCACGCGCAGCTCATAGTTTCGCGGTTGTTTTTTTTCACCAAATTTAACCGGTGTCCGGTTCACACTTATTTGTCCGTTGTTATCATACTCAATATCCGCTTGCTGCCCCTCTACGTTCATTTCTTCGTTATCGGCTATCAACTGTACATGGTTGGAGACGGGAGCAGGATTAATAACCTTTTCATAGGAACGCTGCTGAGGTAGTACAGCCATCTGATCTGCCGGCTTCTTCTTTAACAGGAAAAATACAGCTGTGGCTATGAATGCGGCAATACTGGCTGCAGCGGCATAACGAACGATACTGAATCGTACTTTCTTTGACTGGCCGCCTTTCTGATTGGTGTCCATAACCCTCTCCCATACTGCGTCTATACGTTGCTCAGACACATGTTCCCTGTTGTGGTGCAGGAATTCAAGCACTTTCTGTGCAGTCTCGAACTCGGCTTTATCTACCAATCCATTGCGGATAAGCTCACACCAGAACGTTTCGCTTTCCCTGGTAGGATGCAGCATGGTCTCAACGAAATAATCGTCTGTCAAAAAATCATCCGACTTGTACGAGCTGTATCGTGTAACCATTACAGTGATGTTCGTTATATGGTATAGTATAAAAAACTGTTTTGGGGTACTCATCTTCTGGCAACTTTTTTTAAAAAAAGTCACATAATTTAATTTATTATTTTAAATAAATTAATAATCAATATAATAGACTAGGAAAATATGATTAGGAAATATTACTTGCGGTGCTCTTTACTGGCCATCTTGCAGGTGTTCGCTCTTTATCATTACTGGTTGATCAGGGAATTTTTTTTGTGTAAACGTGTTTGCAGTGCCCATGACAGACATTGTTCTTAATTTTTTAACGGCCCTGTGAATGAGATTTTTCACGGACTGATAATTGATTCCCATTACGGCGGCGATTTCATCAGGGGAGAGACCATCCATAAACCGGTAATATATAACCTCCCGTTGCCGTGGGTGTAAACCGGACAGCAGTTGTTCTACCAGAAATGCCTGTTCACGGGTGTTTTCTTTTTCCACCAGGGGGTCGATATCGTTATCCACTACATTCAATTCGTTGTCCGCAATAGCAGTATAGGAGCTGGTCTGTTTGGACAGCGTGTTTAATTTGTTCCGGAATGCGCCCATCAGATACAATTTCAGATTGCGCACGTTCACCAGTTTGTCTTTCTTCTCATAGATCTCGGTAAATATGTCGTGGATGGCATCCTCGATCAATGCCGGTTTTGCACGGAGAAACAGACCGAATGCATACAGATCCCTGGAATATAATCTGTATATCTGCCCGTAAGCCGTTTCATTTCCTGCAAGAAACTCGTTCAGGAGTGTATATTCATTTGTATGCCCCATCGCTACAAATAGAGATTTATAGATTCCCCCTCTTATTATTATATATAGACCCGCACCAGTTTTCGTTATACGTGGTAATAGACTGGTGGAACGTCATCTGTTGTTCAAGCCTTGATCTGCTTCTTCTGAAGTCAACTGTTTTTCATAAAACCCAACGTAGAATCATACAAATATATGTTTTTGGTTTTAGAGTTGTTTATAATTTAATTTATTCCTGAGTAACTAATGTTTCAGGTAAGTTGAGATTCTTATCGACGTTAGGTGGTATAAAAAAGCCTTCAGATCGCCGGACCTGAAGGCTTCAAAACATATCCCCCACTTATCGCCGGTCGTACTCATCATGACGGCGCCACCATACACCGTTCGATTCATTGCGTCCCTTAGGCGCGCGATCGAGCCACTGATACACTCCCCAGAGGCTATCCAGTCCGCGTGCATACGAAGAATACGTATGATAAACAACGCCGTCTTCCAATACAAACGTGCTCATACCGGGCCTGTCGCGGTGATAGGTAGGTGTATCAGTACCACACATGGCTGCAAATGTTGCTTCCGCATCTTTACCTCCACCTTCCTGATCGGGCCGCCACACGAATTCTTTCTCCCGTTTGTAGTTATAGTCAATCTTATTTGTACGCTGTTGTTCTTCCG
The genomic region above belongs to Chitinophaga sp. 180180018-3 and contains:
- a CDS encoding RagB/SusD family nutrient uptake outer membrane protein, which produces MKGIYNLFSIVVTVILLSGCSRVLNVSPDGTLTLEQIFSDNEKVAAYLNTCYSYVPAKGNWYYFVTSVPSTLSDEAWDADDCVGLRVVQYYNGNVSAASNPLYEDMPGGNKRMGTYWKYYWTAIRNCAEFLAHIDKASVNSEIDRDRWRAEAHILRAYYYMELLKWYGAALPLSEDPYVLDQDFSGLKQATYGEVIKFIVTDCDKALSSGNLPWRITTEAEKMRVTKAVAEAIKSKAVLFAVSPRYDDGTYSKEDAYGINKQSLQNLRNNGYELYNKDNSATPQTVFTDPFRNGVFSGPKEQALINAAGACKQYFCGDMEYSASPWDKETIWQHQVKQDRQWLVASFLARFKCGACPSQEYVDAFEATDGIVAHTVLDPVSPYGDEKHLQPNYNPSVLTYNYNGTVNSKPLYDKNNPYRNRDPRFYATVYYNGSKRFIVSDNAWMTIWTDKDDPRTGIRPGNSDANRAYTRTGYYAQKYLHPTEGPQDLTYFGAGWRLFRLGEMILNTAELAIEAGHPAEAVALVNEIRRRSAMPEITPANPGDQAEMRRIVRQERRIEMGFEEARYFDIRRWLPKGGSADLRETDRWVTAMEIADISTAKDHSMLSYTRRPVRDLQRECYTGKYLLQPLPLDEATRLETITGHNWQNPGW
- a CDS encoding sigma-70 family RNA polymerase sigma factor; the encoded protein is MGHTNEYTLLNEFLAGNETAYGQIYRLYSRDLYAFGLFLRAKPALIEDAIHDIFTEIYEKKDKLVNVRNLKLYLMGAFRNKLNTLSKQTSSYTAIADNELNVVDNDIDPLVEKENTREQAFLVEQLLSGLHPRQREVIYYRFMDGLSPDEIAAVMGINYQSVKNLIHRAVKKLRTMSVMGTANTFTQKKFPDQPVMIKSEHLQDGQ
- a CDS encoding TonB-dependent receptor, yielding MAGKKNKLPSMRGYHFASWVMIIAIQLIATIGYAQQAAKLTIREQHKTVKEILDIIEKKANIFFFYKDADIDLDRKISVQLTDQPLARILEEVFKNTPNTFTIEGTQVYISGRSATPGRQEPPEKKDKISGIITGEDGIPIIGATVVAEGTSKGTTTDVNGSFSLEAAPGARLRVSYIGYNVGYINVAGKNAYRLALTPNNRKLDEVVVVAYGAQKKESVTGAISSINTKDLKKSSSANLVNALAGRISGLSIVQSSGQPGRDNAAIYLRGAATTNSTTPLILIDGVPRDNLSVLNPDEIESISVLKDASATAVFGVRGANGVILVTTKRGEAGKMQLSLNAETSLQSFTRKPKPLSSWDYMRLKNEAAANDHQPLIYSDETIAKYTNPNKSALEQYMYPNHFYYGELMRTFAPQTRTSLNMSGGTDKMKYFINGAYTHQGGQFKTESGLGYNPQPRLDRYSFRANVDYKLVAGLKAFLNIGSYLEKVAMPGTTDYNGDEDAMMTDIFRSLQYERPFEMGPVTIDVPDSNVPAGEVIKFDNLNRTGFQMVNRSGYRNDTRMNFNGSYGMDWDLSFLTKGFSAKGMISFDNVSATVLDARVGPQQYSARIVNVGGKEIPEFTTNLGKGTMTMTKAANYRYNVNMQASLNYARNFNGSHDVGGLVLFQRDYWESTAPDIPYNVIGFAGRVTYAYKQRYFAELNVGYNGSEQFAPGNRFGFFPAASLGWMISNEDFFKPLLPTVSRLKLRGSFGKVGNDKISSSRFLYIDEMYYLDKNANGAYGEFFLNSLSNGHYIQEGLMGNKDLTWEVATKQNYGVEIQLFKSLDLSFDYFFENRDHILITRSMVPALQGVDLGNIPKANMGRVNNKGFEIEAGYNKRITPDLQLSLRGNFSFNKNKVLFIDEPRLGDGYVYHYRQTGFPLGTIFGYEIDYSNGNGYFNSQDEINKYVDKKGNRITYNFGNYGLGDFKYVDKNGDGVIDEKDKVPLGNTMIPEISYGVTFGASYKGVDLSVFFQGLGKTSMCYSNEGVYEILYSGNYFDYHRNAWTPERYASNARITYPALHLSASPNHNVNSFFVMDRSFVRLKNAEIGYTLPARLLGRMKINSARIYISGQNLITWDKLRMNTLDPEVYSASSNLSGIVYPITKMYNLGINLTF
- a CDS encoding FecR domain-containing protein, which produces MSTPKQFFILYHITNITVMVTRYSSYKSDDFLTDDYFVETMLHPTRESETFWCELIRNGLVDKAEFETAQKVLEFLHHNREHVSEQRIDAVWERVMDTNQKGGQSKKVRFSIVRYAAAASIAAFIATAVFFLLKKKPADQMAVLPQQRSYEKVINPAPVSNHVQLIADNEEMNVEGQQADIEYDNNGQISVNRTPVKFGEKKQPRNYELRVPYGKRAYLKLPDGTSLWVNAGSVVQYPSTFAPDKREIFVEGEVYADVLQDAARPFTVKTTRMDVHVLGTTFNLAAYKDDGQSSVVLVTGAVKAQPKGREGTLLKPEQMMTYSGNTCTLEKNINTENYTSWKDGRYVFRNESIENILRRLSRYYNVTIRLTSSPANITCSGKLVLKDDFYQLLNGLSKITPMHYVVNERHECLIHFE